TTTTCTATAGTCTTAATTGCTACTCAAAAGGGTAGGAGGTTTCTATACTATAAAATACTTACTACAAAacagaattattctctTAATTATGACTAACagcaatattaatatcaagGATTCAAATGTCGTATATAgctaataaaatattaagtGCTCCTCTGCATATCACAGCTTTACTTATAACTTGTAGGATATATCAAACGGTAAtgaattgaagaatttgctGTGATCATCCACAATGTATTGATTCTTTTTGCCTGCAACAAGGTGTATAAATCGCTAATCATTCATCGACATCTAACATTCGTAGTTCGTATACGTTTTCTAATGTTAAAATATAAGCTATACTTCTACTTAATGTATTCTTTTACACTGTTACTATATcgttttttattagttgtaTCTTATTGTCCGTTTATTTTAGCTTAGCCGCATTGAACGGTTAATATAAGTGATATCCTGATTAGAAATGATAGTATCAAGCTATTTCATTTCGGCTAACATCTAAAGCTCCACAGTTTTCTTTGAATTCATGAATTTTGTTTCAATCTGTGTTTGCAAAAGAGCGCAACTTTATCAGATGTTTACCCACACAAATCAAATAGAATGAAGAACTTagtgaaaatttttattatattaaaagtgTATAAAAAggattttattaaatgtttGCCTGTACTTTTGATTTACTTTATTGTATATTAGttattgattattattttatattttataatttaaaaccTCACGGATTAAAATTTACACTTTATTGTCAAATGAGTACTAAACCTAATAATACTTCTTCAACTTCTATTACTCCAGTTATTTGCTCTAAAATAGCTATATCCCTTGTCCATAGTATAAATCAACATATTTTACTCTTATCGACTCTCATCCAAACACCATATTGAATTTCTCCCTTCTATATAGAATATATGAAGAATGAGAggcaaaaatatttacacACAAGTTAGTTTCTGTTACAAAATAACGctgaatattaaatatattaaactgaatatataaagagAAGTGCCataattagaaaatatagaatTCTACAAATATACTCTTTTCATCCTAGGACAGTATATCTACTGATTTATGTATAAAAACCATAAATATCTAACAGTAATaagattaattaattaGTAAGTTAATACATACATCATGAGATTtactattaaaataattaatgtgtcaaaatattctttatcttATTATAAGTCTTATGATGCACTAAGCAGGTAAGTGAAAATTTATCTAACATTGGCCATGAAGTAACTCTTCACGTTCCAAAATGAAACGAATAAATAGCCTacattaattcaatttataaatttgtatttttttatatttatttttttatatttttgacCAACGTTTGaactgttcaaaatatttctgCTCACTGTTTAATATCCTAGTAAAGTTgtttattgaataattttaatatttattagatataaaaaaatttcgtTACCTTATTATAAAGGTAATATATGTAATATACAGTATCTACAGTATCTACAGTAAACAGTTGAAACTACGGAGGTATTATCGTGGTAATTTAGacttcaaaaaaatgaacGGATCTTTCATTGAAGTAGTGGTTGTCTGATAGCAAGATAGAATCTGTTGCATCCTAATACGTTCTTAATATTACTGGGTCAGATTTAGCAGTGTGGCCACGTATGCCTACTGTATATTGGGTTATTGCCCACTTTAAGATTTTATTAGCTATTGCATAAAGCCacaattataataataccagTCTTTATTAGCCATTATCGTAAGATTACAGCTCTGACAATTTTATTGCTATTCAGAAGGGTAGGGGGCTTCTATAATATAACTTTACTATTAACAacagaattattctctaaATAATGTCAgaatctaatattaatacaactTATGAACCCGATGACCAAGTTTTACTtgtatttaattgtttcaaGTTTCGCTAAATTATACTTTCATATACTTACCCTAGATTACCCGCGTTCAATAAGTATTTTATGGCATTGTAGAACTTATCATTATCTCAATACGGAAACATTCCGAAGCCGAGCATATTTTCTCCGAAAAAAACtgaatttagaaaaaatatacgCAGCTCATCGAATTCATTAAGTTCTAATCACAAAGGGGAGTCATTGtgatttaatatcaaaaagGAAACTAACTTCGGTAAATAAAAAGTCTTTAAATACAGATCCaactattaaaattttaaagcaGTAAAGATAGACGTCTATTGTgtctatatatttaattttccaTAATATTATGGTTTCACAACAACAGAAAATTAATTAGTACAAAACTTTCCAAAACTATAACCAACATTACAACAGGTATAGACATACATTTTTGGTTTCTATTTTGAAGTACGATGCCTTTCTGGTTACCACAACAGattcaaagaaaattattcttatatGCTTTACAacatatttcaatattatcgAATCTTGATCTTTCCAACATCGATATATCGTTAGCTAAAAATGGTACAAATTTGACTTTTAACAATGTTGATTTAATGCTAGATAATATTGTGATTCCTGGTATTGAGTTGAAAAAAGGGACTATCGAAAGTTTAGAAATTAAGTTGAGTGTATCAGGtgaaattataattaagGGAATAAacattgaatttttaataaatactaaaaatttatctgTTCTAACTGACAATCccgataataataactatggcaataaaacaaaatctACAGACTTTTTTGAGGATAATACGCCTTTATCAGACTCAAATATCTTCTCATTAGCAAAGAGTATACAAGATATTACAAACTCAATGCTACAGCTACCAGATCCTCTATTAATGGATGTAGAAGATGAATTGGTGTATAACACTAGTTTATACACGTCTATTTCGTCCTCAAACTCTTCCCAATCATCTGAATATGAATGTTCTTCAGATATATCACTAAATGAAAATACCGTAGGAAGCAATATGAATAACGATCAACgcaataaaaataagaatgtTAATAGAAGTAATGATAATAGCACAGCTTTtcagaaaatgaagaaaagaattttaaataatatgttATCAAAGCTTTCTATCtgtttagaaaatataaacttCCATTTTGTATTACCAGTTTTAACCATACCAAATATTGATTGccaattgaataaaattttacttAAACCTGAGGTTAATGGTTTCCGTAGTATTTTAATGGaacatttaaaatttttttatttttcatatgatattttaaacagTTTAGACCAAGAGGATTCATCATCAAACACAGCAAATAGTGGTAGAGAAGTCTGTGGGTCTGATTCCGAAGATGATTTAGCAATGACGGAAAGTATCTATCTTTCACAAAACCAAGAGATCTCAATGTATATGAGCGCattggaaaattttaataacgATAACTTATCAAATTCAGATAACAATCAAAAATCTAATCTTAAAGGAAATTCTAACGACAATACAAAAACTTGTTTTCCGTCAAAAAAAGAGGAACacattttatttgaattgcaGTCAATTGAAGCAAAATTATCAGGATTGTCTTCTATTGATGActtatctttaaattctgTTGATATCCATATTACTGATCCTACtatatcatttgaaaacatcttgaaattaaacaaaatgtttttcaaatatattatatccTTCTATTGGTATTATCTTACTGTTAAATCAGATATTGATGTTAAACTTGAAAACCATTCGAATGACAAtgttaattcaaaaattaatgcTGAAAATAAGCCTGTTAATGTTAAAGATTTACCAAATTATAAGAGGtttgaaaaagaacaaaatttatttcaagattgtaatttaacaataaatataaataatattagagCACTTGTTGATAAAAATCtgaatattcaatttagaGATACTAGTATTTATCGTAATCTTGAAACAGGCTttgatataaaatttacggtgaatgatataattattGTTGGAGAAGGTATCAGATTATTACCTTTTGCAGGTAATAATCCCCTTGTTACAGCCATAAAAAATGAGACAGAcataaaaatcaaatgtAACTCTGAATTTAGCCTAGAATTAACGCCCATTGGATTAAAAAACATTATAGTggtttcaaatttatttttagacaAATTTAGTCAAACAATTGGTATAATTGATGAGATGCGTGCATTCTCGAAAAATACACTTAATAGTCCTTCTCGGTATAACTCCCCTATAAATGAACAAGATAAAAATGGCCTtacattaaataatgatacagaaatttcattggaaactaaaaatttagaaataatcttaaaattaaaatcgTATGAATTAGCTTTCTCTCTATCACCGTTTAATTATTCTagtaattctaatatagTACTGATAGACAAAATTAGTATTGATAGGTATAAACcaaatcattttttaacaaatattttaacaataaatgaaatatcGACAGAACTTTCTAGTTTACCAacttcaattaattcatatgatgaaaataataatagtatacTGATCTTTACCAAAATTGTTACCAGTATCAAACATATCATATTCTATGAAACGTTTGAAAATCTAACAGAAATTATAGAAGATTTTTCTGATATACTCACTTTACTTGAAGATCAACAACAAGATATAATAAGTAAGAAATCCACAAAACTTTCAGTAATATCTGGaacaaaattaaagaaagcTACAACTGATGATAACCAATATCTTAAAAAAAGTGTGCgaatattgaataattctGATATTAGTTACAAGCAACGTGTTTactcattattttttttgaagattgAACTTgtagaaattaaattatcaaatttacCCTTTAATGATTTTGGTGCATTAAAGTTCGAAATTAACAATATGGAAATTACATGTTCAGATaacaataaattttcaatattattttatgaTATTAGTTCTATCAGAATTCCacataaattaaataataaattgttaACTTCCAATAACCAAGAATTCATTATATCTAATAGCCACTTAAACGATGGTCTACCATgcttatatatatcaaatagatccaataataaaatacgTATTGTGGTTCGTAATTTtacaataaattattataccTCATGGCTTCcattttttcaatcaaCACAAAATGAAGATATTCAATCGAAATCGAATAGAAATACTTCTAAACAAACTTTAATACCATGGgaaatgaaatttattgattgcTGTATGATATTACATCCTTTAAGATTACACACAGCTTTAGCTCTGATACTagattatctaataattaatGGAAGTCTATCAAGTCTAAAAGTTAAGTGTTTATTGAAATCCGGAACAATTCTATTAACAGATAATGCTTCTACTTCCAGTAAGCCTCCAAGCAATAAGCAATCCAATAGGATGTTATATCATTACATTAGCCAAGGTTACACAACAGTAGGGAGAGTAGaaacaattaatatttatcttACAGTTTCAGAGCTTCCAATTCctattgatattaatatttggtaTACTGCATTTTCTTTATGTGCTGATTCATATAATGCTTTATTACAAACtataattgatttgaaaattccCTTAATATTCACTGAAGATCTTAAGTATAAAACACAACTACCCAAAGCTATTGATacatttaaagatattgatactcaatattttaatattcctCAATGCTccgaaataaaaaaatactctGAAGATATTGACGAATACTTTCATATTGAcgaagaattattttttaagagGCATCAACCACATATTCTGAACACATTTTCCATTGAAGATGGAGAAATTGAGattgatgaaaattatttaactaCAAAAAACTCTCCTCTATTACCTACggataataattctagACATAAAGGTACTATTTCAGAAAATGCAATATTTGCTCTcgatattaatattaaaaaaattgcaaTCAAGTTCTTTGATGGCTATGATTGGAAATTCACaaggaaaaaaatcaataatactattaatGATGTTggtataaataatatttctttgcAATCAGATGATGAGTCAGCGAAAGGTTATAATGAAACAAATGTTTTTGATTCTGTCTTTATTACAGTTAATAAGTCAGATTCAACTCGACTGAAGAAGATTGTAACTGATGAAATACACGGGGATGAAGGAGGGGAGATGAATGGAACTAAAGCCAACTTACGGCCTTCAAAAAATCATAAGATATTAATCAAGCTTACAGAAGTGTGTATAAATTATGAAGGGTTtccatttattttaaagcAAACTTCTCTCGCACCTGCTCAAGTTagtaatttatcaattgctgttgaaaaatttgaagtTATTGATAATGTATCAACGTCAACTTGGAATAAATTGATTACACCTTCTAGGTTGAAACAAGCTACtgtattgaaaaatatgattgAACTTAAGATGGAAACATTTCGCCCAAAGGACTATTTGGCTGCAATTGAAGGAATTTTAGAAATGAAAGTTTCCCCTCTTAGATTGCATATTGACCAAACTACTCTCGAATTTTTACTCCGATTTATTCAGTTTAACGATAGTAGATTTAGCTTGGTTGATGACTATCAAGAATCTctatatttacaaaaattttcatttcaaACCTTAAATCTAGCTGTTGATTACAAACCCCGGAAAGTTAGTTACTCTGGATTAAGATCAGGTTATTCATCAGAGTTGCTGAACTTTTTTGGTTTAGATAATGCTAAAATTAAGTTACTGGGATTGGTTTTACGTGGAATTGATGACGCTTCAGCTCTGGGGGAAATTTTACAAGCTGTATGGATACCGGATATAATTTCAAGACAAATACCTACATTGATTTCTGGTTTATCCATTGTCAATCCAATTGCAGCATTGGGTAAAGATATGAAATCTATTGTTAAAACAccaattaaagaatataagGAATCGGGACAATTGGTAAGAGGTGTTCGTAAAAGTGGGAACATTTTTGTAAAAACTGCAGCAGGTGATTTCGTAAGACTAGGTATTAAGTTAGCTGCAGGGACGCAAGCGTTGCTAGAAGAGGCAGAATGCTTATTTGGTGGTATAGGATCAGCTGGTAGAAACTATCATTGGGATGAAAATAACCTCGCTGTTAAAACTATTTTAGAAGAAGATCAATTATTAGGGAGGAGTAACCCAACCATCCATAACCGTAAACCGACAGCATTAATCATTGAAGAAtcaacaaaagaaaatgaaccTCCGAAACTTGTTAGTTTATATGCTAATCAGCCATTAGATATTCATAAAGGTTTAGAAGAGGCTTATTCCTCTCTAGAAAAAAACTTGCATATAGCATATGATGCACTCTGGAAAGATTTTGATAACGAAGAAACTGAGCCTAATACAATAAGTGCTGCCGCAGTATCTCTAACAAAAGCAGCTCCAGTGGCTATTATTCGACCATTAATTGGTACTACAGAAGCTCTTTCAAAGGCATTACAAGGAGTTTCTAATCAGTTAGACAAGGAGCGTTTACTAGAAAATAGGGATAAGTACAAAGACTTGGCTctgaataaaaattgacctaaaaaaataattctaattaatttcatttgctttttattatttaatcatatatattatttgcctaatttttcatatcCCACCTTTAGTTCAAGCTATGTATTATGAATTTTATCTTCTCTTCGACATCATGATAAGTAGTGATGTTTTTTTATCCATTTATAGATAGTAAATCGTCTTTAAGctatattcaaataaaattaaagttttgtaaaaaactaaaaaagtattacataaaatgaaaattaaacaTGTCAAAACTGAACGCCTCCATCAAGTTCTTATAAAAGTTATGTCATatatgaataaaatattaatatctaaACATGTCTGTGGTAATGTATTATATACACTTATCAATATAAtttgtataaaaatattacaaagtGCAATAATTTATTCTCAATAAAATGCTAATAAAtctatcaattaaatttaccAAGTATTGCCTACAGTGACAATATCTTGAGTTTCTGAAGGATCTTTATAAACGGCATtaaattcatattcataatCTGGTTCATCATCAGAGTAACCCATCTGGAGAACATCTATGATTTTTAACTctcttttatatttttcatttaattcttgaatCAGTGCACGTCTCTTGGAACTATTTTGCTCGCCATTAATTAACCCTCCGCCGTTGATACACCCACCAGGACAAGCCATAACCTCTATAAAATCTGTTTTATGAGGATCAATCGCTGTTggttttgaatttgaattattttttgtagtATTTCTCTTTCGTAATATCTTTacatttcttcttttcaTGTCCCCACCAATTAATTTACGAACGagattttgaatattcCTAAATCCATATATTTCACTCGAAGATGCTATGACCCTAGGAGGTGTCTGAATGTTGTCTATTAATCTATATTCCATAACATCACTGTTTTTTCCTTGTAACATCACCAGATCTGTTTCGGGATATTTCATAGACATAGcaagaatatattgaaatgCATAACCACCTGAGCTACTACCTTCATTTGATGCCCAGTGAATTTCTGGGTCCCAGCTCTTGGGAGACATTTCGTATAATATCTGTGTTGATGAGGTATCAGATATATCATaatctttgaaatttaaatccAATTCATCAAGCATAGTGACGAATTCTTTAGGAGTGATAACACAATCTACTTCTTCTTCTCCATCTGATCTTGAAgcttctaattttttatcaaaacATGGCATTATTGTCAAATGATAAAGTCTATTTGATAAATGTTTTTTGCtataatcttttaataatgagCCTGTGATTTGTTGAGGAGATTTAACATTTAATAGTAATGGTACTAGACCAGGTTTAGTCTTTTCACAATATAATACAAACCCTGGACATACTGAGCATAATCTTGGTTTTTCATCCAAAATtccttcttcttttaacttcattaatttattatttgtttgtcGTATTGTAACATTTCTACCAAGTTGTGTCCCCACGACAAACTTTGCCTTAAAATGgcttttaaagaaattaacaaatattatatcaaatttttgTAAAGTTAGACCATAATAATTAGCCAAAGAAAGTCTTGTTTGTGGTGATGCACTAACAACTAGCTCCCTTTTATTGTCTTCTAATTTAGAccaatcatttaaaaaaacagaatGACTTTGTCTACttaaaagaatttcttCACTTGAAGTAATACAGCCCACGCAGGCTAAGCAATCTTGTAAGGTAATTGAGACTTTCTCTAATTCCTCAGGTTCCTTACCGACTTCAATCTCACCGTCCTTGTTTTGTTCCTCAACTTTGGATTTGTTGATTACAGTAGGTTTAACACAAGCCAAACTTGGGCTAATAAAATCATTCAAATCTGCTTCAGATAATAAAGCACTCATAATAAACCAAATAAACTATAAGGCAGTGACCAGAAAATGGGTTActataaatattacaaCCGTCTTTAGTTAAGAATAAGGCACTTGATTTAGGTTTTGatcattttaaaagaatgtGAAAGATTGCAGTATTTTGTTACCTAAATTACCTTAAATATTAGTTATCTAAGATTTTTCAGTCTAAGCTCATCGCCTTTTTTCTTACTAATACTAGTTACGACACCtggaaaaaatatctaaaaaagtaaaaaaataaagaaaaagaaaagcaAATACAGGTCCAAAACAATTCACTAGTCTAGGTTAATATActtctgaaaaaaaaatccagGAAGTGCCCTAGGCTTCTTCCATCATAGGCccaattatattcataaGCATTGCAATTCATTTCGCTTCTTTCTCACGATAGTAAAATTGTACTTAGAAAAAGTTCTTCcttcaaataatctatAATAATCCACTTTTTTctgataattattatttgattcgTTAAAGAGATATCATTTTATCTATTTCGTGAGTCACGATACCTATCACCTCTCTCAACCACTAAGGtatcctttttttttcgtttcTGAGTCATGTCACGTGCTGTACCTCTGAGTTTTTTTAGCACGACGACGAGTTATTGCAAACATCCCGCGAATTTCACTTCACAGGTAAGAACCACTCGAGGTATTTTAAGgattaatatttggaacTATTCTCCAAAGAACAGGTTTGTTAAgatatattcaaaattatattcaacTATCAATTCTGCAAACGATACAGCTACATCTCCAACAAACACCcgaaattatcaaaaaatgaGCTCTTTAGAAACTTCTGACTTATATTCCTGGAATAAGGAATTGGAAACAGATATGACCCATCAATTGGCATCTACTGTTTTGAAAAACTACAATTCTGAAGAagcattattaaataaatcaaaagtTCTCTCCGAAGGtaaatttgtatttaaCGTGGCCATCAGTACTGAGAATACCCCTATTACTAATCAACGTGCATCAGGCAGATGTTGGTTATTCGCAGCCACAAATGAGTTGAGGTTGAACGTtcttaaagaattaaatttgaaagaattcGAATTATCTCAAGcatatttattcttttatgataaattggaaaaatccAATTACTTTTTAGATCAAATCATTGATACTTACAAGGAAGACGTTGATTCTCGTTTAGTTCAGTACCTTTTGACTGCACCAACAAATGATGGTGGTCAATATAGTATGTTTTTAAACattgttaaaaaatacGGTCTTTTACCAAAGGATCTATATAATGATTTACCATACTCTACTACTGCTTCTCGTTCTTGGAATGCTCTATTGACAACTAAGTTAAGAGAATATGCTCAAGTCTTGAGAGAAAACTTAACTAAAGGTAATGATATAAAACAGATTAGATCGGATATGCAAAAGGAAATCTTCAAATTAATGACTAAATTTATGGACTTACCACCTGTCAAGCCAAATGAGACTTTTGAATGGACTTATATGGATAAGGATAAGAAAGTTCAAACT
The window above is part of the Henningerozyma blattae CBS 6284 chromosome 2, complete genome genome. Proteins encoded here:
- the ATG2 gene encoding Atg2p (similar to Saccharomyces cerevisiae ATG2 (YNL242W); ancestral locus Anc_2.1), with the protein product MPFWLPQQIQRKLFLYALQHISILSNLDLSNIDISLAKNGTNLTFNNVDLMLDNIVIPGIELKKGTIESLEIKLSVSGEIIIKGINIEFLINTKNLSVLTDNPDNNNYGNKTKSTDFFEDNTPLSDSNIFSLAKSIQDITNSMLQLPDPLLMDVEDELVYNTSLYTSISSSNSSQSSEYECSSDISLNENTVGSNMNNDQRNKNKNVNRSNDNSTAFQKMKKRILNNMLSKLSICLENINFHFVLPVLTIPNIDCQLNKILLKPEVNGFRSILMEHLKFFYFSYDILNSLDQEDSSSNTANSGREVCGSDSEDDLAMTESIYLSQNQEISMYMSALENFNNDNLSNSDNNQKSNLKGNSNDNTKTCFPSKKEEHILFELQSIEAKLSGLSSIDDLSLNSVDIHITDPTISFENILKLNKMFFKYIISFYWYYLTVKSDIDVKLENHSNDNVNSKINAENKPVNVKDLPNYKRFEKEQNLFQDCNLTININNIRALVDKNLNIQFRDTSIYRNLETGFDIKFTVNDIIIVGEGIRLLPFAGNNPLVTAIKNETDIKIKCNSEFSLELTPIGLKNIIVVSNLFLDKFSQTIGIIDEMRAFSKNTLNSPSRYNSPINEQDKNGLTLNNDTEISLETKNLEIILKLKSYELAFSLSPFNYSSNSNIVLIDKISIDRYKPNHFLTNILTINEISTELSSLPTSINSYDENNNSILIFTKIVTSIKHIIFYETFENLTEIIEDFSDILTLLEDQQQDIISKKSTKLSVISGTKLKKATTDDNQYLKKSVRILNNSDISYKQRVYSLFFLKIELVEIKLSNLPFNDFGALKFEINNMEITCSDNNKFSILFYDISSIRIPHKLNNKLLTSNNQEFIISNSHLNDGLPCLYISNRSNNKIRIVVRNFTINYYTSWLPFFQSTQNEDIQSKSNRNTSKQTLIPWEMKFIDCCMILHPLRLHTALALILDYLIINGSLSSLKVKCLLKSGTILLTDNASTSSKPPSNKQSNRMLYHYISQGYTTVGRVETINIYLTVSELPIPIDINIWYTAFSLCADSYNALLQTIIDLKIPLIFTEDLKYKTQLPKAIDTFKDIDTQYFNIPQCSEIKKYSEDIDEYFHIDEELFFKRHQPHILNTFSIEDGEIEIDENYLTTKNSPLLPTDNNSRHKGTISENAIFALDINIKKIAIKFFDGYDWKFTRKKINNTINDVGINNISLQSDDESAKGYNETNVFDSVFITVNKSDSTRLKKIVTDEIHGDEGGEMNGTKANLRPSKNHKILIKLTEVCINYEGFPFILKQTSLAPAQVSNLSIAVEKFEVIDNVSTSTWNKLITPSRLKQATVLKNMIELKMETFRPKDYLAAIEGILEMKVSPLRLHIDQTTLEFLLRFIQFNDSRFSLVDDYQESLYLQKFSFQTLNLAVDYKPRKVSYSGLRSGYSSELLNFFGLDNAKIKLLGLVLRGIDDASALGEILQAVWIPDIISRQIPTLISGLSIVNPIAALGKDMKSIVKTPIKEYKESGQLVRGVRKSGNIFVKTAAGDFVRLGIKLAAGTQALLEEAECLFGGIGSAGRNYHWDENNLAVKTILEEDQLLGRSNPTIHNRKPTALIIEESTKENEPPKLVSLYANQPLDIHKGLEEAYSSLEKNLHIAYDALWKDFDNEETEPNTISAAAVSLTKAAPVAIIRPLIGTTEALSKALQGVSNQLDKERLLENRDKYKDLALNKN
- the NAR1 gene encoding iron-sulfur cluster assembly protein NAR1 (similar to Saccharomyces cerevisiae NAR1 (YNL240C); ancestral locus Anc_2.4) — protein: MSALLSEADLNDFISPSLACVKPTVINKSKVEEQNKDGEIEVGKEPEELEKVSITLQDCLACVGCITSSEEILLSRQSHSVFLNDWSKLEDNKRELVVSASPQTRLSLANYYGLTLQKFDIIFVNFFKSHFKAKFVVGTQLGRNVTIRQTNNKLMKLKEEGILDEKPRLCSVCPGFVLYCEKTKPGLVPLLLNVKSPQQITGSLLKDYSKKHLSNRLYHLTIMPCFDKKLEASRSDGEEEVDCVITPKEFVTMLDELDLNFKDYDISDTSSTQILYEMSPKSWDPEIHWASNEGSSSGGYAFQYILAMSMKYPETDLVMLQGKNSDVMEYRLIDNIQTPPRVIASSSEIYGFRNIQNLVRKLIGGDMKRRNVKILRKRNTTKNNSNSKPTAIDPHKTDFIEVMACPGGCINGGGLINGEQNSSKRRALIQELNEKYKRELKIIDVLQMGYSDDEPDYEYEFNAVYKDPSETQDIVTVGNTW
- the LAP3 gene encoding bleomycin hydrolase (similar to Saccharomyces cerevisiae LAP3 (YNL239W); ancestral locus Anc_2.5), which encodes MSRAVPLSFFSTTTSYCKHPANFTSQVRTTRGILRINIWNYSPKNRFVKIYSKLYSTINSANDTATSPTNTRNYQKMSSLETSDLYSWNKELETDMTHQLASTVLKNYNSEEALLNKSKVLSEGKFVFNVAISTENTPITNQRASGRCWLFAATNELRLNVLKELNLKEFELSQAYLFFYDKLEKSNYFLDQIIDTYKEDVDSRLVQYLLTAPTNDGGQYSMFLNIVKKYGLLPKDLYNDLPYSTTASRSWNALLTTKLREYAQVLRENLTKGNDIKQIRSDMQKEIFKLMTKFMDLPPVKPNETFEWTYMDKDKKVQTLKTTPLEFATKYCKLNISGPNQPVSLINDPRQPYGKLIKIDRLGNVVNGDEVLYLNVDNETLSSLIVKRLKNDRPVFFGSHTPKFMDKKNGIMDIDLWSYKLIDYNLKQDKASRIRYNESLMTHAMLISAAHVDETTGKPVRYRVENSWGKDSGKDGMYLMTQEYLEEYAFQIVVDLDDLPEDLASKFTSKEEKPIVLPIWDPMGALAD